Part of the Prunus dulcis chromosome 8, ALMONDv2, whole genome shotgun sequence genome is shown below.
TAGCTTTGGGCCGTCACGGATTGAGCCATAGCGGCGGTTTTGCTCCTCGTGcgcttgcttccaaccatggttgtttggaaggcttcggtggattggaaaataggaggaacagattccttgagcacgcgttgagtataactcgtgctctcaatgaaagcaccaaatgtttgtgcaaataatctcacgggagaatattcgcttctagatccttcaacctttgatcttccttctctctcttcctcgattcctgtaaaaaagattggagtaaatagaccacacccggggggtgttggccaaaggccctccgatgcctaagttagtttgagtgtttgtaggaaaacaatagctaagcaaagggtacggagttgtatgtagggtgtaaaccgggtggccggagccgtgtgtggtggctggagccgtgtggagaaaatatggagagtggagagggagagagagcttcgggtatttttctcgggtataaggagtaggttttctgaagtaccttgaatgatgaatgaagtcgtctatttataggagcctcagggctagggtttcgtagggatcgagtcggctttgataatatccgaattaaatatattatctcttaagaagagaatatctgaattaaatgatattatcttctctttattaggataatatcttaattaatgatattatctctttaaataaagataatatcatattaattaatatatttatcccaattaattaaaaattagccgataaatttggtttaattaattaatttaaagaataatcttcttttccatgtGGCGTGCCACGATTGGAGGcaaaatatatgctcccatAAGTAgcacaaaataacaaaacaaacaatcaCACACCACAAACCCAATATATACTCAACTCAATAATTGGATGCATagaagcaaccaaaaaaaagagactTAAAAGTTTACCAGTAAAAAAGACTACTAGTGTGGTGGTTTGGAGTAATTGTTCCCCCAAGAAAGGccctgggttcgagtcctagcatatgtgtagtgtgtgtgagtttagtatgttatCGCAATTCTCAATATGAAagttcttaaaaaaaaaaaaaaagaagttataaaactagaataatCGGAGtatgagaagtaccactgtaatattgggatggaattatatttctctttgtggtgtttacactgacagaatttctCCTTAGATAGActtcactctttctcttctctctaactctcactctattctcttctctcattcgtgtgtgtttacaagcaaatataatgcctatttataggcaaagcaaatggcttttaagggagacataatgatttctccccaacatcattattccatcttttgactaatacccTCTAGTTTTatctccatcttttgactCATACCCTCTAGCTTTatctatgtgggcttcacttctttataaccaaaaaaaggTTTACAATAATGTGAGAAcatgaaaaggaagaagattggATGAATCAGTAAACAGAAGAGAAGATCCTATTAAATAAGGTACAGAGCAAACACACAGCACATGACATTGACTTATTAGGAACCCAGTCTCAAGTTACACAACCAAATCTATCGCTTTCAcaataaaaagcaaaattcTTCTGACCACAAAACTAAAAGGAGGAGACCAATGCAACAAAATGCAACAGGTAAAAGGGTCCCCAGAACACCCACCACTTCACTCTCAAAAACTCTACTTCAAAAAGCAATCTTTCTGACCAAAAAGTCCATAATCACTCCCTCAAACTCTCAACaggcttaaaaaaaaatcatcaagaCAGTTACTACTAACATAACGAAGGACCATTCAAGTAAATCAAAACTTTTCAAAAGCAAAGTATGAAATTTAATTGGAAAATGTAGCCAAAATTCAAATTGGTAGTGGGCGAAGAAACATACCATAGTTTGCAAGTAGCTCAAAACTCCAACATGGAAGTTgaaaccctaaaattttcTGTGAAATAAACTGAACTGAGAGAATGTAGAGTGGGAGACAAGGAGGAGCCAAGAACATTAGGATTTTGCAGAGgtcatctttctttttggtcataAGAGGTCATCTTCTAGTGCTTGCACAATCACTCAAGAAATCCAAATTTGTCAAAAAATCTGGGGTTTTGTCGAATCAAGAGTGGAAAatagaaatattattttgtggGAGAGGGAAAATCTAGAACCAAGTACTGGTGAAAACATGTCAAAATAAGGCATACCACACGTCTTATCTAAGTCACATACACTGACAAGCTTGAACATTTCATAGAAAATCTCCCAAGGAGGTCATGTTATGCTTATGGCATGTTCATTTTTATCTCCATAAAACttccattttgattttgattttgaaaaacaatacGGTAGGGAGATACGATTTAAAAAGTTCGAATTGAAAAATGCGTTGAAAAGTAATATGAAGTTATAATCaggtgaaaaaaatttggataGTTGtggaaaaatgaaagtgaattGATGGTCTAATTGTCATGTTCCCCTTGAATTCTAAAAGGACATATTGACACTATATTTTTTGATTGATAGAAACAAGAAGATCTTAGCTGAGAAAAAACAAGCAAATGACCGTTCTTTTTCTCATAATCATTGTAGGACTTATGATTTGGAGCCAAATTACAATTTATGAATGGTTTCATATTTGGggctcttttcttttttgtttttcaattgtcAATAATATGCagcaatttactttaccgACTTTAATCTGCAGATCATTAGTGCTGCTAATTTGGTTAATCTTTAAGTGTAAAACCCAGGACATGCTAATGCCACCCAACAAATTTCTTCACACACCCATAGTGCCCCTAGACCAACACTTTTTTAACACAGTCAGGCCTTGGACTCAATTTGGGTATTTCCTGATCAATCAAATGGGTTTCTtttccctctccctctctcccctGTCTGCAACGCGTTAAACTTCAAGTATCAAGATTGGGTCAAGCATCCACAGAAATTCAGATACAAAGAAGGGAGGAAAatcttgtttcctttttcttttccgaGAAAGTTGCTATGTTCCCGTTTGGTTTACAGTAATGCATTCATCTCATCCTTTTCTCATCTGGGTCCTTTTCGTTCTCTTCGTTAACCACATATGCCCTTCAATTTCTGTCCCATTCTCGCCTGCAACAAACAATGTCACGCTCTCAGGTGACGCTTACATCAACAACAATGCCATTAgcctcactcactcactcaccaCCTgcccctcttcttcttcttcttcttctactacTTCTGGGATTGGAAGAGCCTTTTATGCCTACCCAATTCGGTTTCTTGATTCTAAAACCAATGCCACTGCTTCTTTCTTGTGCCGCTTCTCTTTCTCAATCACACAAAGTTCCCAATTGTGTTCTTGTGGAGATGGCATTGCCTTTGTTATCACCCCTGATGTGGATTCTCTCAGTTCCTCTAGAGGGTACATGGGCCTTCCAGAGCCAACGTCAGCTTCAAAAGAATCATTCTTTGCTGTGGAATTTGATACCAGATTTGACCCTATGGTTGGTGACATCAATGGGAACCATATTGGCATTGATGTAAACACAGTTGTTTCTGTAGCTTCTGTTGACGTTGTTTCAAaaggaattgatttgataagTGGGAGAGAGATTACTGCTTGGATTGagtacagagatgcaatcaaGATGATCCGGGTTTGGGTCGGGTATTCGTCAACGAGGCCTCCAACTCCTCTCCTTGTTGCTCAGATTGATCTCTCCAAGCAATTCAAGGAGTTCATGCGTGTTGGGTTTTCTGCTTCTAATGGGCAGGGCTCTTCAATTCACGTTgttgacaggtggaaattcAAGACTTTTGGGTCTCTTCCACCTGGGATTCCTATGAATGCTGTTGAAGAAGGGGACTGTTTCATGTGCTCTTCACCAGAAGATTCAAGTATCAACAGCGGCCTTGTTGATCTTTCtcatgaaagaaaaacaaagatggTGGAGATGGCTCTTGGGTTGGGAGGTTTAGCTGCATTTCTCTTCTCTATATttgcatttctttttgttatttgttttatgtGTGTGAAGAGGAGAAAGGTCATTGCCAGAAGGAGCAGAGAAGGCCAAACTTGTAGAGTTGAGGCAAAAAGAGTTCCAACAAGTTTGTCACTTGCAGAGATAAGATCAGCTACAAGGGGATTTAACCGAAACAGAGTTGTTGGGGAAGGGGCATCAGCTAAGGTTTATAAAGGGTCTCTGCCATCTGGTGGAGAAGTGGCAGTCAAGAGGTTTGAGAGGGCTGATAAGATTGGTTATCTGCGGAGTCCTTTTACTACTGAGTTTGCAACTATGGTGGGTTGTTTGCGACACAAGAATCTGGTTCAGCTTCATGGATGGTGCTGTGAGGGTAATGAGTTAGTCCTGGTATATGAGCTCATGCCAAATGGAAGCCTTAACAAAATTCTCCACAAAAGCTTCAATTCCTCTGTTGTTCTATCCTGGAAGCAAAGACTTAATATAGTTCTTGGAGTTGCTTCTGCTCTTGCATACCTTCACGAGGAGTGTGAGAGGCAAATAATACATAGAGATGTTAAGACTTGCAACATAATGCTTGATGCAGATTTTAATGCTAAACTTGGGGATTTTGGTCTAGCAGAAGTGTACGAACATAGTTCCATTGCAAGAGACGCAACTATACCAGCTGGGACAATGGGATATCTTGCTCCTGAATATGTTTATTCAGGTGTTCCAACTGTTAAAACTGatgtttatagctttggtGTGGTGGTGTTAGAGGTGGCAACAGGGAGAAAGCCGGTGGAGGATGATGGAACAGTGGTTGTTGATTGGGTTTGGGGCATGTGGGAAAATGGGAAACTGATTGAAGCTGCTGATCGGAGATTGATGGGGAAGTTCAATATGGTAGAGATGGAAAGAACGCTGATGACTGGACTTGCTTGTGTGCACCCAAACCATGTGAGGAGGCCAACAATGAAGGAAGCAGCGAGGATTCTTAAAGGTGAAGCGCCACTTCCTGTGTTGCCAGCAAGCAAACCAAGAGTGAACCTTTTGCCTGTTTTTCCTGATGATTCTGAAGAAATCCCAAATTTTTGTGGTCTTCGGCCCAGTCTTGAACTCGAGGATGTACAATATTTGACCCCCAAGAGCCACTTTGGCAAGGATTAGTAGCTCATAATAGATTGAGTAACCTCAGATTTGAGAGAGAATTTCAGTGCAGTTTGTAACAGACTAGCTAGGACCGTCTTGTTGATTGGGGGCCTGAAAATCCTTTAGTTGCAGTAGTTTGTAGATTTTGTAGTCATAATTTGTCCTAACATAGTTCTTAGGTTGGCCAGTTTATTAAAAGAATCATTAGAATGTTTTGATGTCAAATAGAAATGAAATACTCTCTGTTTTCCGTGACAGCTTCCTTCTCTGATTTCTAAAACACCACCAATCAATCCTAAAGCAGCTAAAGAGGATTGACATGTTCTCAAATTC
Proteins encoded:
- the LOC117636927 gene encoding L-type lectin-domain containing receptor kinase S.6 translates to MHSSHPFLIWVLFVLFVNHICPSISVPFSPATNNVTLSGDAYINNNAISLTHSLTTCPSSSSSSSTTSGIGRAFYAYPIRFLDSKTNATASFLCRFSFSITQSSQLCSCGDGIAFVITPDVDSLSSSRGYMGLPEPTSASKESFFAVEFDTRFDPMVGDINGNHIGIDVNTVVSVASVDVVSKGIDLISGREITAWIEYRDAIKMIRVWVGYSSTRPPTPLLVAQIDLSKQFKEFMRVGFSASNGQGSSIHVVDRWKFKTFGSLPPGIPMNAVEEGDCFMCSSPEDSSINSGLVDLSHERKTKMVEMALGLGGLAAFLFSIFAFLFVICFMCVKRRKVIARRSREGQTCRVEAKRVPTSLSLAEIRSATRGFNRNRVVGEGASAKVYKGSLPSGGEVAVKRFERADKIGYLRSPFTTEFATMVGCLRHKNLVQLHGWCCEGNELVLVYELMPNGSLNKILHKSFNSSVVLSWKQRLNIVLGVASALAYLHEECERQIIHRDVKTCNIMLDADFNAKLGDFGLAEVYEHSSIARDATIPAGTMGYLAPEYVYSGVPTVKTDVYSFGVVVLEVATGRKPVEDDGTVVVDWVWGMWENGKLIEAADRRLMGKFNMVEMERTLMTGLACVHPNHVRRPTMKEAARILKGEAPLPVLPASKPRVNLLPVFPDDSEEIPNFCGLRPSLELEDVQYLTPKSHFGKD